The proteins below come from a single Aegilops tauschii subsp. strangulata cultivar AL8/78 chromosome 6, Aet v6.0, whole genome shotgun sequence genomic window:
- the LOC109734922 gene encoding protein S-acyltransferase 24: protein MASEIEVLEDTTAAAAAVASPAAAGGAAAAGEAEAAEEESLKDDVCTGAAYGDLEKLHRLVELEGRSVTEPDGLGYHALQWAALNNRVAAAQYILEHGADVNAIDHTGQTALHWSAVRGHIQVAELLLKEGAKVDAADLYGYQTTHVAAQYGQTAFLYHIISKWNADPDVPDNDGRSPLHWAAYKGFADSIRLLLFLGAYRGRQDKEGCTPLHWAAIRGNMESCTVLVQVGKKEDLMVQDNTGLTPAQLAADKSHRQVAFYLGNARKVHERGCGGNNYFGKLSKLGLAPVLWCIIIGLIVAYIHSVIAGQYNSNMTLLFGFFSWLGVFLAIAGLVMFYRCSRKDPGYINKNIRDSQTQRDDEPLLKRGLDNPELLAGNWSQLCITCKIVRPIRSKHCSTCDRCVEQFDHHCPWVSNCIGKKNKWEFFMFLILEVSAMIITAATAVIRVAGDPGSPASFGGWLNYSATNHPWVVSFVIMDLFLFFGVITLTVVQASQISGNITTNEMANAMRYSYLRGPGGRFRNPFDHGVRKNCSDFFLKGYNEDIEKVEQTSHPDEEMAIMHMTRSAVSQNGESVPLHANGADHVCADSQTNSKSHRQVSSSKCCDHSKKTDKTPLGLGLGLGRNNPSSRYARNLLPL, encoded by the exons ATGGCGTCGGAGATCGAGGTCCTCGAGGACACgaccgccgccgcggccgcggtCGCCTCCCCCGCCGCGGCCGGCGGGGCGGCCGCCGCgggggaggcggaggcggcggaggaggagtcgCTCAAGGACGACGTCTGCACGGGCGCCGCGTACGGGGACCTCGAGAAGCTGCACCGCCTCGTCGAGCTGGAGGGCCGGTCGGTGACGGAGCCCGACGGCCTCGGCTACCACGCGCTCCAGTGGGCCGCCCTCAACAACCGCGTCGCCGCCGCCCAGTACATCCTCGAG CATGGAGCAGATGTAAATGCTATAGACCATACAGGGCAAACAGCGCTTCACTGGAGTGCAGTGCGTGGTCATATTCAAGTTGCAGAACTACTTCTGAAAGAAGGAGCTAAGGTTGATGCTGCTGATTTATATGGATATCAG ACCACACATGTTGCAGCACAGTATGGTCAGACAGCATTTCTTTATCACATTATTTCAAAATGGAATGCTGATCCTGATGTCCCTGACAATGATGGCAGAAGTCCTCTTCACTG GGCTGCTTATAAGGGATTTGCAGACTCCATACGCCTCCTTTTGTTTTTGGGTGCTTATAGGGGGCGGCAAGATAAAGAAG GTTGTACTCCTTTACATTGGGCTGCTATTCGGGGGAATATGGAGTCATGCACTGTGTTAGTTCAGGTTGGTAAGAAGGAGGACCTTATGGTGCAAGACAATACTGGGTTAACTCCGGCCCAACTTGCTGCTGATAAGAGTCACCGGCAAGTTGCATTTTACCTT GGGAATGCTAGAAAAGTGCATGAAAGAGGATGTGGTGGGAACAATTATTTTGGGAAACTATCAAAATTAGGACTCGCCCCTGTGCTTTGGTGTATTATCATTGGCTTAATTGTTGCATATATACATTCAGTTATCGCAG GACAATACAACTCGAATATGACATTACTATTTGGTTTCTTTTCATGGTTGGGAGTTTTCCTTGCAATTGCTGGACTAGTTATGTTTTATAGATGTAGCAG GAAAGATCCTGGTTACATCAACAAGAATATAAGAGACTCGCAAACTCAAAGAGATGAT GAACCTTTGTTGAAGAGGGGTCTAGATAACCCAGAACTTCTGGCTGGCAATTGGTCTCAACTATGTATTACTTGCAAA ATTGTGAGGCCCATACGCTCAAAACACTGCTCTACATGTGATCGCTGTGTTGAGCAATTTGATCATCACTGCCCTTGGGTTTCAAATTGCATCGGAAAG AAGAACAAATGGGAGTTCTTTATGTTTCTTATCCTAGAAGTTTCTGCGATGATCATTACTGCTGCAACGGCTGTCATAA GAGTCGCAGGTGATCCAGGCTCTCCAGCATCGTTTGGTGGATGGCTTAACTATTCAGCTACGAACCATCCTTGGGTGGTGTCTTTTGTTATAATGGATCTCTTCCTTTTCTTCGGCGTTATAACTCTAACAGTAGTTCAAGCATCACAG ATATCCGGGAATATAACAACAAATGAGATGGCAAATGCCATGAGGTACAGTTATCTCAGAGGCCCGGGTGGTCGGTTCAGAAATCCATTTGATCACGGGGTGAGGAAGAATTGTTCTGACTTCTTCCTGAAGGGGTACAATGAGGATATTGAGAAGGTAGAACAGACGTCACATCCTGACGAGGAAATGGCAATTATGCACATGACAAGAAGTGCAGTCTCGCAGAATGGTGAGAGTGTGCCACTTCATGCTAATGGTGCTGACCATGTTTGTGCTGACTCACAAACCAACTCAAAATCGCATCGCCAAGTTAGTTCGTCTAAATGTTGTGATCACAGTAAGAAGACTGACAAAACCCCTTTGGGCCTAGGGTTGGGCCTTGGACGAAACAATCCCTCTAGCCGTTATGCACGGAATCTTCTCCCCTTGTGA